One genomic segment of Besnoitia besnoiti strain Bb-Ger1 chromosome VII, whole genome shotgun sequence includes these proteins:
- a CDS encoding superoxide dismutase SOD3 (encoded by transcript BESB_078540), with protein MMSLFGSGTFELPPLPYGYEALEPHISAKTLQFHHDKHHATYVQTLNKLIKGTEFEKKKLEDIIRTADGSIFNNAGQVWNHTFYWNSMKPNGGGQPSGLVKDELDKAFSSFSNFKSQFNEVAAKHFGSGWVWLVWCNQNKRLELRETHDAGNPITANKWPILTCDVWEHAYYLDTQNDRSSYMKGWWNVVNWDFANKNLQAAMRAEPVEQAMSGGN; from the exons ATGATGTCGCTCTTCGGTAGCGGCACTTTCGAGTTGCCTCCGTTGCCTTACGGCTACGAAGCGCTCGAACCGCACATCAGCGCCAAGACGCTCCAGTTCCACCACGACAAGCACCACGCGACATATGTGCAGACGCTGAACAAGCTGATCAAGGGCACCGAGTTCGAGAAAAAGAAACTCGAAG ACATCATCCGAACCGCGGACGGGAGCATTTTCAACAATGCCGGCCAAGTGTGGAACCACACGTTCTACTGGAACTCGATGAAGCCGAACGGAGGCGGTCAGCCCTCGGGGTTGGTGAAGGACGAGCTCGACAAGGCtttctcgtccttctccaACTTCAAGTCGCAGTTCAACGAAGTGGCCGCGAAGCACTTTGGTTCCGGCTGGGTCTGGCTTGTGTGGTGCAATCAGAACAAGCGGCTGGAACTGCGCGAAACCCACGATGCCGGCAATCCGATCACGGCCAATAAGTGGCCTATCCTCACGTGCGACGTGTGGGAACACGCGTACTACCTCGACACTCAAAACGACCGAAGCTCCTACATGAAAG GCTGGTGGAACGTGGTGAACTGGGACTTCGCGAACAAGAATCTCCAGGCAGCCATGCGCGCCGAGCCTGTCGAGCAGGCAATGAGTGGAGGAAACTGA